The DNA region GAAACGATATGCAAATTTTTCAGATATCAAAATTCTCTTAATTTTGTGGAATTACATTAAAACCACCATTACAATTGTGTATTTTacacattttatatttcgtgTGATATATCATTCGTACATGGGActtttattaaacaaaattttttccacaTACAAAATTCTGATGTCTATATAGTTACGTGCATCAGGGTGAAGTTATATAGACAAAAATGATTTAAGTGACGTAATAAATCAGACGACCATGCAACATCTGCACTTCtcgataattttcttttatgatgGAGCCATGTTTGTTGCATAACATTCGAAATAGCTGTGCCTggttctctgatattcgaactGGCTCCGGGAAAACGATCCAGGTGGCGCATTCGTGAAATGGAAACGTCGTGATCGATCCTAAATAAGTATAGTAACTCGTTGTTTGACAAGCCTGCCTCATCCAATTCAAACAGTCTGCAATAAGCAAAACAAAAGTAAGATGGATAAGATGTTCTTagttaaattgtaaaattaacATAAATATTTATGTACGATGCACTGCAAGATTCCTTTTAACATATATTACGAAGAACTCGTATTACCACTTTTGTGATAGAAGTAAGTAACAGATAACATTAGTCCTACTAATTTTCTAACGAATTAATGTTAGAGAGTTAAGTTGATTTAGAGAGTTAAGTTGAATTAAGTTTCAAGTTaagttgattaaaaaaatgGGCCCGGAGTCTATAATGGCAACATTGTTTTACAAGAAcctcattttatttttcagattcaTCGATATGTAGAAGagatttttgcaaaaatcaggacttcaactttaaatacctgccattttgttttacattagtccttcggaaattccctctgaATCAGAGgagacattaatatactaacgaagtctttttggttttttaatttcagataatctggttGGGCACTGCTCACCCCAAAACAACTtcttaaaaaggcttcttggatgtccgttgtaattttattatgaacttaaatatttttctaccaaaatattaccaaatgttctttaaatgttgctcttttaaatgcaaaaatttctgtaaaaatatatgttcccgttttttcaaaaaaaattcacaaacattcgcctcttttcggcctcctgactaagtAGGTATAACCCCTAAGAGAAGAAATCATTCAGTTTTAAACGTACTCGCCGGCAACTTCGTCATAGATTCAGCTTGCGTGATCTTGTGCAAGTTATCCGTAATTTTCGAAAACAATGGATGTTCGTCCCAGGTCGAAACCTGATAAGCTTGCAAAAAATATGTACAGATCGCGAGACCATCTTGGGCGTGCCAGCAATTCTCAATTTTCCCGTATCTCGTGTTGAAGTGTATTGCTTGAGCCTCCATCGTGAACCAAGTGCCATTCAGAGTGTGCTCCGCGCCTTTGCAGCTTGTGGGACTCCATCGAAACACCACTTCTTGCAACTGGTACACATCGTTCGCCAGTGGACCACCGCGAATGGTTGCTGGACTTCTGTTTCCCTCCAGGGTTATTCgaactaataaatatttcaaatatgtcGATAAGGAAATTGAAATTTACCAGAGATACTGAACAAAGATATCAAAGAACTTTCTGATCCTTTAAATAGGTAAAACACTGTTCTACGAAAATTTAGTAAGAtcggtgaaaaattaaatatgccACTTGTAATTGCACTGAACCCTGACAGGAGTGTCAAGGCGTCTGTTTAATTGAATAATTAGTCAAAACTTTGTGAAAAATGgaattcaaatttttatatttccgtgctgaattttgaaattttcttactGCAGCAGTGTTATTCTTATGCAAATATTATAGTAGTAATACAGGAAGAGTGGTACTTCAAAAGGGCATATTTCCATTTTTGATCTCGaagcaaatttttaataatgttaaattacacccccccccccctgtggCATGAAACACTACAAAATAGGTTGAATTGCTTCTTGAAGAATTGAAGTGAAAACACATGTTTCATTCAAAAGGTCTTATTGCCAAGTTTTTCTGATGACAtagggaaataattttttagtctgAAACACAACGGACATATTTCCTATACTCATCTAGGAAATTGTAATGAATACAAAAGGAACTTAACTCCATTGAATTAACCAAACGTATAGgtactaaattaatttaaaaatgtacCCACTGTTATGGTATCTTTACAATTAAATGTGGCAAAACAaagtaaccataaacattatattatattttacaaatggcttattttctataatttccacTAAAAGGGCTTATTTGCAaactttattctttaaataactattaaaacaatgtcgctaaatttaaaacattgccGCTATCAGATGAAAGAATAAAATGCACGTGAACTAATAAAATATTGATTATTgagtatttgaaaattttctgtaTATCGAAATGTGCCCTTTTGAAGAACCACTGCTGATATACTTATCATTTTGAATAactatttcttaatattcaCCTACACAATCACTTGCTCTGTCAAACTCGAAATACAAGAATTAAATCAGTTCTATAGATTCAGCCCTATTTTCCTCCCCATTCggcataataattatttaaggaACACCTGTTTGACAATTTGTCATATTTTTCAAAGTAGTGATACTACTTAGATCTCATTCCTGGCCGACTACCCCCTATACGACTTCAGCAATGTCAAATCTTCAGTCGAAAGTTCGTATCTGTAAAATAGTCCATTCTCTTCGCAAAGGAGGGAATGTCTAGCTACTTCTACACACGAGTGGTGGTATTTATACTTATAAGCTGATACGTTTAAGTGCAAAATCTGGCATGCGACATCATGCTCTTAGTCaataacagaaataattcctagAAGTATTGAGTTACCGGTGGTGCCAGTATTTCGCATTTTTGCTTCCCCATCTTGGCTCCAATGGCCGCTCATGATAAGAGGAGGGAATTGTATTCCGATCACATTGTTGTCGTCGATATCGATTGGAGACTGTCCCCACATTCGACCATCACCTTAGGGAACAGGATTGAACTTTCTGTTAGCTCGTTGAGCTTCATTTAAATTCAATAAAGAATTCTCACCCGAGCACTGCATTTTCTTTTGTGTCGTAGATAGATCTGTACACGTGCAATTTCCTTTCACTGATTACGAAtaattattttgcaatttaGACGAACCACAAAGTatattcacatttttttttgcacgtGATTAAACTTTTCGCTTCTGCCAAATTTTAGCCAAAAAAAGCCAGCATCGTTCAGCTTGCATCGGGGTTGAAACAATCAAACCACGCTTCTCCTTGAAGTTACATTCCAAGAGAAACAGATCTGACACATTCGTGTCTCAGTAATATTCACATCTTTCAGTGAAACAGGGGGTTAGATTGAAGCGCAATTAAATTTTGCAAGTGAAATTCTTGTGCGGGCGCGTCGAAGCACGCGTGAACGCAAGTAGCATCGAGCACGCGTGTGGTGAAATTTACATCGAACGATTTAAAATGATAAACATTTCTGTGTCAGAATTCATGATATTATGTAGCAGTATTCTTCTCGTCTGTAAGTCAACATTCTCTTTAGGAACCGTATCAGATACACAAAATGCACCGATGAAAGTTCAGTACTTATTTCTTGACAACTTTACGTTCATCAAACCTGTAGACCAAAGATCCACAAATCTTGAAGATCAAATTAGATAGACCTGGGCACATTAAATATCTAAAAATCTTGTAGATCAAATGGTATGGACCTTTGTAAATAGATCCTTGATACTGTGCAAGAATTTCTGCAGGCCTTTATAGATTGAAGTTCTAGAAATTTTGTGCCCCTTTTTACATTAAAGATTCACGAATCTTGTACGTGAAATTATGTAATCCtggatacaaaaaaaattgtgcaaTCTAGCAAAATAAATTATGTAGATCTTTGTTCTACAgaacatataaatatttaagCTTTCAATGTTATTGTCTACTAATCGCGTTGTTAAAGTTCTGCTGCTAACTGAGATCCTGGATTGGACACAATTATTCTCGTGGGTGGAAAGTGAATGCAATTTCCTCGAAGGCTTCACGTTCGGGTACACCGATCGCAATGGCCCTCACATGTGGAAAGTACTATATCCGGAAAGTAATGGTAGCAATCAGTCACCAATCAACATTACAACTCGACTTGCCGTTGTGGTGCAGCCATCTGAACCTCTTCGATGGATTGGCTACAATAACGGACCATTATCAATGACAATAGCAAATAATGGGAATAATGGTGCGGTATCCTTTATTGATTTTATGAGCAGACCGATGAGCTATTTGCGTTATTGAAAAGTAACAGaatactgtaaaaaaaaactgttttctaaTGTTTCCTTTACTGCAGTgatgaatgaaaattttttgatatgCTACGTAATAATCAcgttttatttttcataatgtCTTCTTTATTGTCAATGAACTACCTTTCTCTCTTATACTCTAGCTAGTTACTATGAATTATTAACGTTGGTATATTATAAACATATGGTGCATGGCATTGTTGATGTAAATCTCctgtgtttaattttatttgcagTGATAGTGAATACAGCGTGGGGCAGTTTGACTCGACCATACATTCAAGGAGGATCGTTGACTGGCATCTACGATATCTGTTCGCTGGTGTTCCACTGGGGACAGTCGAACGAGGAAGGCAGTGAACATACTTTAGATTACGTCCGATACCCGATGGAGCTGCAAGTGTTTCACATAAAACGAGGCTTCAATTCGCCGCTAGAAGCAATTGGTACTAACGTGAACGATGGCATGCTAGTCGTATCATTCGTTTTTCAGGTTTGAATTCTATTgcgatattttcaaaattgcttCTTATCTAAGTTCATTCAAAATTGCAGAGAAACTGAGATACATAAATCGTTCCAAGATGTTTTCTTGGGTATTAAAAGTCTACATAGAaccaaatatttaaaataggCCACTTAAAATATTTCGTTACTTTCACTTATAGCAAAAATGTTTTAGAGAGTAGtcgcttatttttaagcaaCTTTAGCAAAGTGGCATTTTTGCAGAAGTAAAGAGATGAATCAAGcacattttaattttgtttacagtgaacacgatattttttttgtataggtaGAAAAGACATGATAAAACGATGTAAAAgatattacatacatatatgtatgtagaatgATTTCAGGAATTTggaaatgaaacaaattttagtATTTCAGTAACGGTCGTCTCAGATGATTTGAATTACTAGCTTTCTGACATGGATACTTTTAGATATACACTGTGATAATATCGGGTACCCCAAAATTGCGTGAATTCCCGgaatatgcaatatcctgatgcaaaaagacgtcgaaaagtcctttaccgttttgggattcgaggcttcgttctcgagatattaacagttgaatattagcgggcCAAATTCCGGAGCGTGCAGTTtgaagccgagtcagctgagcgcggagcagtgaccgCTCGCACGCTCAGCAAAatatattcaactattaatacctcgagaacgaagccgcggatcccaaaacggtaaaggacttttcgatgtctttttgcatcaggatattgcatgctcCGGAATGTCCCGCAATTTTGGGATACCCTGTATACACATGCTCAGTTGCTACATGTACACTTGATAAAggagaaaatagaatagaatgcaACATAATTGATTATTGCTTGTCCTTATCAAATTGCTACTTTGTTTTTTAGTATATGTGTAATTTGAACCCATGTAATCCAGAGATAAGAGAGGCTGTTATTGTTGCTTGTTATATGATTCAACTTTCAGATCCTAGTAGCTTATATTCAATGTTCTGcttcaaaattgtttaattatatttGAACGTTGGTAATGTTACATTTTAAGTTGACTATATTGTTGACACGTGTTCTGTTTGAACCACCAGGATCAATAATTATATCTCagaaataaaaagattaaaatttaaaaagctgtcaataataaaaataatagatttGCAGTTCGAAAACCACTTTTAAGATAACAAAACAGAGTGAAACGTTTGCTGTGTGCTAAGGAATATTCAAGTGCGGCCACAGGCATGTGGGAAAACGTTCTATTTTCTCTTTTATCAATCGTACCTACAGCAAGTGGTCAATTACATTTGACGGGAATGTAGATAACTAATTCTTTTGTATTTGATAAGGTATACTGAATTGAATTGTTATGATATAGAATTACGAAGATCCATGTTACGTGATACACACTGTTATCGTTAGTTTACTACCACGAATTTCGTGAAATACGTAAATCTCAATTCTTATAAACAATTAGTCGCATTCCGTGTTGCTGAGGGGTTAAGATTTCTAATTGTAATATCACTGTTTCTGAAGTATAAGGATATGTATGCTGTACTTTCAAATAGGGTAACCAtaacagttaaatattttttacctatGTTTCCTATCACTTTGGTGTATTATCAAGGCGGTTTGATATTTAAACAAGTGCCCTATATCGTATAGCGTTTCATGTAAAATATCGAAGGAACGCTTTGCTCTCTGAACGCAATCGTTTATACTCTAACAGtaccttaaaaaataattaacataTATTTGAATGTTCGTTCTCATTTTTCTTactgcaaaaaaaatataaacaaaagaaTACAAGCGGAAATTGAAAACATACCCGGTGTTTCATCAGAGCAAGTAGACATTTCTCCCACAAGGAgtcttaataaataattaaaatactaAAAGCTATTCCACCACACATCTGAATAGTGTTCACGAAAACAATCTGCAACGTTTTATGTCCCGTccataaaaatatttgtcaatATTCGATACATATGCTACCTAAATAATCACCACCGTTATTGATCATGTCACGCGTTCACGTTCACAGATCACAAGCGCGGATAATCCTTACATGGATCACATCGTAACAAATCTATGGCGTATCGTTGAGCGAGAAACGAAGGTTCACATTCCACCCTTCCCTTTGAATTGGATTTTCCCACCTTTCGAGAAGAATTATTACAGCTACAGCGGCTCTCTTACACAACCACCTTGTAGCGAAATCGTTACCTGGATCATACAACCCGAGCCAATCGCCATATCCTCGTCTCAAGTACAGTATCACCTTACATCGATCCTTCGCGCCGTCCTCCGTTCCTTACTGTCAATACTGATCTTCGATACAGGTTGCACAGTTTCGAAAACTTTGTTCATCGAATGGTCCCATTCTTCGGAACTGCAGACCCGTTCAACGAGTGAACGAACGTAACGTATACTTCCACGAGTAGCTTTCTCCGTCAGTATTTGCCCAGCACCAACCATGTGTGCGATCCCTTACTTTTCATAAACACTGTTGCCTCAAACTGTGCGCGCTTGATTGAAACTAATCAAAGAACACTGTGCCACCTCCACGCTCAGCGCTCGTTGCCCCTAAAGCTCGGCAACTTGCAAACGCGACGCTGCAAATGTATAAAGTATAAGTGTAAAACAAGCATCGTTATACAGAGAGCAATGGTTTTATTGTTTTTCTACTATATCTTACGAATGCGCCAAACGTTTTCCAATAAACGTCATAAGAAAATAAAGGTATAACAAAGTTAGATTCGCTTATCGCAAGGTACATTCCATTTGGCACAAGTTATTGTATTAGATCTTCTTCTCCAAGATTGCTCACCAACACAAAAACACATTTTCGCTGGTTTTCCGTTCAGAGACTATGGGCGAGAGGTGCGACTCGTTTCTTTTATATCCTCCGTTCGGTATATGCATCCATTTCTCACAAGCGGCTGGTACGTAACTATGAACTTTCTACCACACACGTATACACCGATATTGCGTAACATTCACTCTTCGACGGTAGTTGTCTCCTCGTCGTCGGTAAAAAATCACAAGGTCGTTTCGAAAATATGCGCGGGCCAATGTGTAAAATCGCGACGTGGCATAGGAGGTTGTCTCACGTCGCGAGTCGCGTAAGCTCTGAAGAAAGTGAGGGGAGACGGCTTTCTTGCGAGAGCTGCTCGCGTGGCTGCATCGATCTACCGAGTTGATCGTCACCGGTTGCTCGTATTTACAGACCGTTTTACAGGTAACAATTTACAATTACAGCTCGGCGTCCGCAGTGATCGCGCCGTTTCAATACCCGTCGCGGTTCTGCCGCGTAGCAAACGATAATAACGTGGCGTCCGTGCTCGGGGGCGAGCCCGACGATAGCGACGTTTATGTACATTCTTACCCGGATCGGTGCGATACTCCACGCTGAGACACACGGAACGGGACGGGAGTGGCGCGGAGGGTTTCGAGCAAGCACAGCTTTCTATCTTACAAGTGGTAACTTTCGCGGTCGCTGGAACATTCCTCAAAGTAACAGGGAGACGCAAGCAGACGTTTCAGGTGTTTACGAAAATAGTCGCGGCGGCGAGTTATCGTCGCGCTGTATCGTTGTTCCCTCGGTTTAAACGCGTTCTCTCGTTACGAATGAAATTTGAAGGTAACGTGCCCAATTCTCCTCGCAAATCCGACGGGGAACCTGAAATTGCTTTTCTTTTGCGTTTCGTGCGTTCGGTATAGGTGTCGTCTCAATTCATTTGCATGTCCCTTATCGTTCGACAGAGAAAAGCGGATGTTATTATACCGAATGTCTGAAATGTACACACGTGATCAGCGTTAGGGGAGGAGGATTGCGGATGTTTCGAGGAAACGTACTTGTATACCAGCCATCGCCATGCCCAGGAACACTAGTGTGAAACTCTCGTACTGAAGCCAGCTGGTGACTTTGCCCAGGCAGCCCTGAAATTTTAGAATTCGTTATGAACTGTGGTAAGAAGgaaatcgttttttttaacAGGAATAAATAGATATTCAGCGATTTGTTCGCGCGCTTGGCAGTGAGTAGCTACTGACGACGAAGTAGTAACAGTTACTACGGTTTCGTTACATTTTAAGCATTCAAATTTATATGAAAGGATGGAGTGATCATATGacaagttggaatatttttcTATGTAGCATTATGAATTGCATTTCTTTCAAATACAATCGTGTACTAGCAGCACGTTAATCGATACAGTGTTTCGTTATTTAGAAGAAGATATTAAGTTCAATTTTCAAgcgaaattattaatttaaaagatattttaattcttaggccggggatccacctggaagtTAAGCAACTTTAAacaactttgtggatatgtaggaaatttcctcttgattataacgcaatttttgtttgctgcccaaattcactctaagagggtgcaATTTACCCTCGAAAATGCGGTTAATTCCCGATTTTATgtgataactcgtgaactgtaaaataatttcttcgccaaatgatagatctaattaaaagaagtaacttttgactgcaaacttttattctatctcttacagttcgcgagttataacacaaaatcggaaaatagccgaattttcaggggttaatttcacccccttcgagtgattttgggcagtcAACCAAagtttcgttgtaatcaggtgaaaatcccctacatattcacaaagtttcagaattttttgtattttcggcTTCAGGATCTTCCTTTGTAAGTTACGCTATGTTTGGCTGTGCTATAATACATACAAAACATAGCTTAGCGTAGTTTTTGGTGGAACGGTTCCAtattaggggccgtccttaaattatgcAAGGGTAATTTTTACGATTTCTTACCACCTcgctcccccagtataagaattcgtaagatttgatattgcagccccctccttacgtaatattttttatattgaagtttttcagttattaaaattcttttaaaggtttgtataattcatttaactcggtttcgggaaatttaaactaaaactacttttctagaACGTtaatatggttgaatttgtatttattgaaaattaggttaaaaaatatgacgtaagacgctacctgactcccccccacttctaagaaaacgtaagaaattgcgtaatttaagaacgacctgtaaggatgtattgaagctaaatttttaaaacttaaataaagcattgcatagcttagcttagctttcaggtgaaCTTCCGGGTTAAGTCTTCAAAGTACTACTATGGACTACTAAAAAATACTACTTATACTTTTGAACATACGTAATGTGCTATATGTATTTTTTCAACAAGTAGTTAGCCTCCTCTttgcaaaattattttcaaatgtgtCAGGAATATTCACATAATGCAGTATACTAAATTAGAGTATTACTTTTGAAAACACAAGGCTACgatatctctgaaactaataAGTTTTTGTAGTATGTACTTAATGTTACCTTGCAACGAATAAACACAATGTGTTTTTAGAAATTTGCGAAATATGAGTTTCCACGAGAAAAAGAGATATGTGGAGTAATGATAATAAAATGGTGCAGTCTCTAATTTTTTTCACGGTGCAGCTGATTCTGACTCCATGGAAAACGTTGCACTGTTCATTTAGACTTTAGAGTCTAGGTGTGTCAAGCTTTAAATCAATCAAATCACGACAGTGAGATAAAAGATTTGAAACGATTAAATGGGTACCGCAATAAAATTGTCAGATTTAAACCCGATAGAGcttccgatattttttaaaagagctGTCAAATGTTCCGATGTGTGCCAGTTTTGGAAAAGAATTCAATTGAGAAGAGAATACAAAATCGAAACGAAATGTTCGAAAATTCCTAGCGTATCTTCTATAAATCAATAAACTCTGATCACAAAAATGAAGTTTCGCGAATGTAGTTTCAACAAATCTGTGAACCAGTATTCCCAATTGTAAATTTcacaatattttctaatttcctcTTTTATTAACGTGATTGTATTTCAGGAAAGAAAAACCAtacgaaatatatatttatgcatTTTGTATGCTTCTTCTAAGAATATATGAATACTTTGCTTGTACCTTTAATTATggtatttattataaacatatcgGAAAATAGACGAGCTTAAAATTAAAGACTGAAACTATAATCGATGAAAAGATACGCAAGCGTgtgaaacttaatttttttttcttttataccaAGCgaaatttctctatttatgtagaATAATTCCACTACAGAATAAAATTACCTCTTTGTGTCGATATCCATCATGACCCTCTTCGTCTTCCACTTGACACGCCGTCTCGTCTTTTGGCTTTGGATTTAGCCACGGTTTTGCAGTCTTAACCGAGAGATAAAAGTTTAATGAGTACGGTGGGTCTGAGTACGGAGAACAATTGAACCACTTACGTTCTTATTAAATACTCTTGAAACAACGCTCATTGGGCTTCCCGTATTTTTCATCTGCAAAGCAAacgcataatttttattaagattgtcattttctatatttatcttCAATGATAAAAAGGGCGAAACAAGAAGTACGGCGTGTTCGTCGTAGCCATcgtcaaaattttgcaactagaaGTAATTTGTTTCTAAAAACAATATAAACGAATGCTTTTCAGGTATTCGCGGAAATATCAAATGCCACAGAGGAAATTAAAGAATTCATTTCCTGTCATAACACTTATTTCAAATGAGTACTAAGTACTGTAGtattttacaattaattactATGGCAGTACACAGTTAATTTTTATCGAGGAAGAATTCTACGGTCCGATTAAAATAGTAAAGATAAATTAAACTTTTTgtaggaaaagaaaaaatattaattgcgaAATGTTTTTGATGGTAATTTATTTCCCGCTTGAAATTAATAAACTGTCGTTTGTAATTGTTTCTAGACAAACTGTCCAAAACTACAAAAATCGTGGCAATGGCTACGATGAACGTTCTGTCTAGAAGAAAGCGTAACAGTGTGATGTAACATGTCTTCTGCAACAATTATTCACTATTCTTCGTATTTATTCAGCGCGCAAGCGTTAAAAAAGTAAACGAGTAAGGAAACAATCAACGGTCACTGTTTCGTTTAGTGCATAGAATTACTGATTTCTAGAAATTGAGCTTCTCAACACTTCTTATCAAACATACAAATTTCCACACCTAACAACGTGTTCTATCATAAAGAATGCTCCACATAGACAACAATTAGGAATATAAATACCAAAGAGTGATGAAAAAATCCAACACGAGGAGTTTTAATATACATAAGTGAGCTACCCTAGGTACTTCACATGCTACGAAGGAACGTTGACAGTTCTATTCCCATTCTGGTTCTTCCAGCAGGCTAACTAAACTTCTCAAATTGTATTGGGAGGAGTTCGGAATTCATCGAGACTTCTTCGCAAAAGTTTCGCAGTCGATATTAATTACAAGTGAAAAAGTACAAACAAATTCGAAGGTAATCGAACGCGATCCAGATCAATCGAATAAGAAACTTAAGGCGACAGCAGTCCTAAGTAAATTTCCAATACAATTCCGCGTAGTCGCGaaagtttaaacattaaaaGCTTCTTAAAGCTTATCAAAAGCTCCCCATCGAACTCTCAAAAATGAAAGCGCAAGTACCATTTTCACAGCGTGGTATTTTATACACAGTTCTGAAGGGACCGTCATAAAAGCATTGCAATATCATTTAGGGATTGTACCTCGGTGTTTTTTAAAACGCAGCACGTGAGAGGGACCTGCCTCCGGTTCCCTGAAATTTGCGCGTCTCTCCACCAGGCCGTGCCATTGTAGTCCCCGTATCCGTGTATTCCACAGCAATTAAACTGCAATGGAATCACCTATATGCTCCTCGGACCATCACAATATGCCTGGATGAACAGTTCTCCGCGTGCGGCATTAGGCGTCGTTCAAGCacgaaataaaatgttcattctATGGCATTCGATCTGTCGCCGCGGCTGAACCGCAGAGGCGCACGGCTTGTTTCGAAACTATTTAATAGCTATTTCCATACGGGATTCCCGAGCGGAATGAAGCGCATGCAAAACATCGTTAAAGTGTGACAAACATGctctaataataaataatcgattcttttgTTGCTACGGGACCAATGGTACCTTGTATTGCGCGAAGTCGAGGCTATGGCTAAAAGGGATGTCGCTGGTCGGCTCGTGGCCGTAGTCGTCGGCCAGTTTACTAACCAGCCTCTCCTCTAATCCAGAAAGTATTCGACATGTCATTAGCCCACCGACAGCCGCGGTGACCAGCTCGGTGACGATCAACGCCACGAGCATGCTCATGTACTGGACAATTGTAACACACTGTTATTGACATTGAACCTGGGCCGCGTTATAGAGCCGCTGGAGAAGCATGCCGATTACTTACAGTGGCTAGAATGCACTGATTCCCGTGCAGAGCGGCACGGCACCCGAAGCAACCAACCGTGAGCACCGTGAACCCGAGACCAAGTAAACTGTACGCTATTAAGTTGATGGTTTCGTGAGGCGTGGCGTCAGGAACGAAAAGATTCAGGAGGTGCCCCTTGCTTGGCTCCAGCAGCAGCCATGCGCCTATAACGAGTACCGTACACCCGGCCAACTGCCCAACAATATTTATGTCATTTTTAATGGCACGTTGTGCCTTATCCAGCGAGTACAATGAGTCACCGAATTATTCACGCGGATAAGGTTTTTAGGTTCAACCCTTCCATTCAGCTCCCTTGGGATTTTGCTGTGAATGTTTGATTTAAAGAAGTGATATTTgctgttatttataaatataaggaTGTTGGGGAACTCTGATACGTATTCCTTGTCAAATTTTAGTCATTTCTTTTGGTGTTAGGTATTTCTTT from Andrena cerasifolii isolate SP2316 chromosome 10, iyAndCera1_principal, whole genome shotgun sequence includes:
- the LOC143374400 gene encoding carbonic anhydrase 7, whose protein sequence is MWGQSPIDIDDNNVIGIQFPPLIMSGHWSQDGEAKMRNTGTTVRITLEGNRSPATIRGGPLANDVYQLQEVVFRWSPTSCKGAEHTLNGTWFTMEAQAIHFNTRYGKIENCWHAQDGLAICTYFLQAYQVSTWDEHPLFSKITDNLHKITQAESMTKLPANCLNWMRQACQTTSYYTYLGSITTFPFHECATWIVFPEPVRISENQAQLFRMLCNKHGSIIKENYREVQMLHGRLIYYVT
- the LOC143374405 gene encoding carbonic anhydrase 1 translates to MINISVSEFMILCSSILLVFLLLTEILDWTQLFSWVESECNFLEGFTFGYTDRNGPHMWKVLYPESNGSNQSPINITTRLAVVVQPSEPLRWIGYNNGPLSMTIANNGNNVIVNTAWGSLTRPYIQGGSLTGIYDICSLVFHWGQSNEEGSEHTLDYVRYPMELQVFHIKRGFNSPLEAIGTNVNDGMLVVSFVFQITSADNPYMDHIVTNLWRIVERETKVHIPPFPLNWIFPPFEKNYYSYSGSLTQPPCSEIVTWIIQPEPIAISSSQVAQFRKLCSSNGPILRNCRPVQRVNERNVYFHE
- the LOC143374397 gene encoding tetraspanin-2 isoform X2, whose amino-acid sequence is MKYLKVVLFTFNLLIWLAGCTVLVIGAWLLLEPSKGHLLNLFVPDATPHETINLIAYSLLGLGFTVLTVGCFGCRAALHGNQCILATYMSMLVALIVTELVTAAVGGLMTCRILSGLEERLVSKLADDYGHEPTSDIPFSHSLDFAQYKMKNTGSPMSVVSRVFNKNTAKPWLNPKPKDETACQVEDEEGHDGYRHKEGCLGKVTSWLQYESFTLVFLGMAMAGIQTFGIITSAFLCRTIRDMQMN
- the LOC143374397 gene encoding tetraspanin-11 isoform X1; translation: MKYLKVVLFTFNLLIWLAGCTVLVIGAWLLLEPSKGHLLNLFVPDATPHETINLIAYSLLGLGFTVLTVGCFGCRAALHGNQCILATYMSMLVALIVTELVTAAVGGLMTCRILSGLEERLVSKLADDYGHEPTSDIPFSHSLDFAQYKFNCCGIHGYGDYNGTAWWRDAQISGNRRQVPLTCCVLKNTEMKNTGSPMSVVSRVFNKNTAKPWLNPKPKDETACQVEDEEGHDGYRHKEGCLGKVTSWLQYESFTLVFLGMAMAGIQTFGIITSAFLCRTIRDMQMN